The Vespula vulgaris chromosome 2, iyVesVulg1.1, whole genome shotgun sequence genome has a segment encoding these proteins:
- the LOC127061377 gene encoding E3 ubiquitin-protein ligase CHIP, with product MSKMYSTANLSDKELKEQGNRLFSLHKYEDAANCYTKAIIKNPTQALYFTNRALCHLKLKRWESSCQDCRRALDIDPCSVKGHFFLGLALLESELYDEAVKHLQRAVDLAKEQKLNYGDDITSVLRQARKRRFQLREEQRIAQDIELQTYLNQLLAEDAERKLTALNDQEVIKDGDNKSGTDASGSDLARRKEEIEEKRDICTAHLNDLFAKVDDRRRKREVPDYLCGKISFEILQEPVITPSGITYERKDIEEHLQRVGHFDPVTRVRLTQDQLIPNLAMKEVVDTFLQENEWALYY from the exons ATGAGCAAAATGTATTCCACTGCAAATTTATCAGACAAGGAATTAAAGGAGCAAGGCAATCGTCTTTTCAGTCTTCATAAATATGAAGATGCTGCAAACTGTTATACAAAAGCAATT aTAAAGAATCCAACTCAAGCATTATACTTCACAAATCGAGCTTTGTGCCATCTAAAATTGAAGCGCTGGGAATCATCATGTCAGGATTGTAGAAGAGCTTTGGATATAGATCCTTGTTCTGTAAAGGGACACTTTTTCTTGGGTTTAGCTCTACTTGAATCGGAACTTTATGATGAAGCTGTCAAACATTTACAAAGAG CGGTGGACTTGGCCAAGGaacagaaattaaattatgggGACGACATTACCAGTGTCTTGAGGCAAGCACGCAAACGCCGTTTTCAGTTGAGGGAAGAACAGAGGATTGCACAAGACATTGAACTTCAGACatatttaaatcaattattagCTGAGGATGCAGAACGCAAATTAACTGCTTTAAATGATCAAGAAGTCATAAAAGATGGAGACAATAAATCTGGAACAGATGCATCAGGTAGTGATTTGGctaggagaaaagaagaaatagaagaaaaacgagatatTTGTACAGCTCATCTTAATGATTTATTTGCTAAAGTAGATGACAGAAGAAGG aaaagagaagtacCAGATTACTTATGTGGGAAAATTAGTTTTGAAATACTTCAAGAACCTGTCATAACACCTAGTGGAATTACTTATGAACGAAAAGATATTGAAGAACACTTACAAAGGGTGGGACATTTTGATCCAGTTACACGTGTTCGATTAACACAAGACCAATTGATTCCAAATTTAGCTATGAAAGAAGTGGTGGATACTTTTCTTCAAGAAAATGAATGGGcattgtattattaa